From one Lotus japonicus ecotype B-129 chromosome 3, LjGifu_v1.2 genomic stretch:
- the LOC130744701 gene encoding uncharacterized mitochondrial protein AtMg00810-like: protein MHQPLGFRDPKHPDYMCRLWKSLYGLKQAPRAWYQRFADYVSTIGFQHSTSDHSLFIYRRGSDMAYLLLYVDDIILISSSHDLRKSIMALLASEFAMKDLGPLSYFLGIAVTRHAGGLFLSQSTYARDIIGRAGMTSCNPSATPVDTKQKLSTSAGAPCDDPTLYRSLAGALQYLTFTRPDISYAVQQVCLHMHAPRTEHMLALKRILRYVQGTLQFGLHLYPSPIEKLISYTDADWGGCPDTRRSTSGYCVFLGDNLISWSSKRQPTLSRSSAEAEYRGVANVVSESCWLRNLLLELHFPLSQATLVYCDNVSAIYLSGNPVQHQRTKHIEMDIHFVREKVARGQARILHVPSRHQIADIFTKGLPRVLFDDFRTSLSVSEPPASTAGV from the coding sequence atgcatcagcccTTGGGTTTCCGTGACCCTAAGCATCCTGACTATATGTGTCGCTTGTGGAAATCCCTTTATGGGTTGAAGCAagcgcctcgtgcttggtacCAGCGTTTTGCAGACTATGTCTCTACCATTGGGTTTCAGCACAGCACTTCTGATCACTCCCTTTTCATCTATAGACGAGGCTCTGACATGGCTTACCTCctgctttatgttgatgacatcatccttATCAGCTCCTCTCATGACCTTCGCAAATCTATCATGGCTCTTCTTGCATCCgagtttgctatgaaggatctgggACCGTTGAGCTATTTTCTGGGCATTGCCGTCACCAGACATGCAGGTGGACTTTTTCTCAGTCAGAGTACATATGCACGTGACATTATTGGTCGAGCCGGTATGACATCATGTAATCCTTCTGCTACTCCagttgacaccaagcagaaacTCAGTACTTCTGCTGGTGCTCCGTGTGATGATCCTACTTTATATCGGAGTCTTGCTGGGGCTTTGCAGTATCTCACATTCACCCGTCCTGACATCTCTTATGCTGTTCAGCAGGTGTGTCTTCATATGCATGCCCCCCGCACAGAGCATATGCTTGCACTGAAGCGCATCCTGCGTTATGTTCAGGGCACTTTACAGTTTGGCTTGCATCTCTATCCTTCTCCTATTGAGAAGCTTATTTCCTACACCGATGCAGATTGGGGTGGATGTCCCGACACTCGTCGATCTACTTCTGGTTACTGTGTGTTTCTCGGCGACAACCTCATTTCCTGGTCGTCCAAGAGACAACCCACCCTTTCCCGCTCCAGTGCTGAGGCTGAGTACCGCGGCGTAGCTAATGTGGTTTCTGAATCATGTTGGCTCCGCAACTTACTTTTGGAGCTTCACTTTCCTCTTTCTCAGGCTACTTTGGTCTACTGTGAtaatgttagtgccatctacctATCCGGCAATCCTGTCCAACATCAACGCACTAAACATATTGAGATGGACATTCACTTTGTTCGAGAGAAGGTCGCTCGTGGTCAGGCACgcatccttcatgttccttctcgTCACCAGATTGCGGATATCTTCACCAAAGGCCTCCCTCGAgttctttttgatgattttcggaCCAGTCTCAGCGTCAGTGAACCacccgcttcgactgcgggggtgtga